The following is a genomic window from Sutcliffiella horikoshii.
TTCCGGTCGCCATCCAAATTGCCACATGATGATTTAACAGACCGGGAACTAGAAGTTCTTATGTGCCTTGGGGACGGTTTGACAAATCAGGAAATCAGTGAGGAACTATTTATTGGAATCAAGACGGTGAAAACACATGTTAGCAATATATTAAGTAAGCTGCAGGTTGCTGACAGAACGCAAGCGGCAATCTATGCAAATAGACATGGAGTGCTCCGTGAGAAAAAATGAAGCAAACGAAAACCCGCTCTTCGTGAAGGGCGGGTTTTGTTGTGCTATAGTTTTAGCTTAGTCCTGTTCCGTTTTCTCTGCATAGTAAGTTGTTACATAGGAAGGGCGGGGGAAAATCTGTTGTTTCTGATCGACGCCTTCTGAAGTGCCGCGCTTTTCATGTGCTTTATCGTAAGCTTTGGATTCTTGCCATTGCTTGAAGTATTTCACGTCTTCCCATAACGTTAAAATAACATAAGTATCAGAATCTACTGGCCTAAGTACGCGGATTGCTGCAAATCCAGGTTCCTTTTCAATCAATCCTGCTCTTTGGCTGAAACGATATTCAAAAACAGGACGACCTTCATCTGTTACTGGAATGTTATTCAAAACGGCAAACTTCCCTTGTGACAGATCCCCATTGGAATCAAGTACTTCAAAATTCTTCCCTGATTTGAAGCTGGACTGCTCAAGCGTTTCGTGCATAAGAACCGCATTATCCTCCCCAAACATCAACAGACTTTCTCCATTTTCCAAATTGTTTCTTAGATCGGTTAAATAATCGGTGGTACCGAATGTCATATAAAAATTCATCTTCTATCTCTCCTTTATGTTTAATATCGACATAATAATTACAAAATAAGGGAAACCCGAGAAAAAATATGTAGAATAAGGTAGAATATAGGGTGGATAACCTTTCAATTTCACCTTACTAGATGATTATTCCCGGTACATAGGAGGAGGTAAACCACTTTGGAAAGATTTAAGAGAAATAAATTATCCCAAATGAAGCTACCAAACATCAAAGCAATCTTGTCAAAAAAGTACTTCCTTTTTCCATTTATTTTAGCATGTATTGCTTCTATAGGACTAATAGGTTATATCTTTATCATTTTATTAGGAGACTATGTCATTGATGAAAAGAAATTGATTATGGATTCTACGACAACCATGGTGGATGAAAACGGAAATGAGATAGCCTCGCTTTTTTTTGAAAACAGGGAAATTGTAGAGATAAACAAAATCCCAACCCATGTCAGAGAGGCATTTGTGGCAGTGGAGGACAACCGCTTTTATGAACATAGAGGTATTGATGTTCGAGCCATTGGAAGAGCGGTCTACCGTGATATTCTGGCAAGAAGCAAGGTGGAGGGGGGAAGCACCCTCACTCAGCAGCTGGCTAAAAACATTTTCTTGACCAATGAAAAATCTTGGCTTCGAAAAACGAAAGAAGCTGTAATAGCCATAAACCTTGAACGTAGGTACACAAAGAATGAAATCTTGGAAATGTATTTGAATCAAATATATTTTGGGCATGGTGCATATGGCGTCCAAGCGGCATCACAGCTTTATTTTAATAAGAATGTTGAAGACTTGACGGTAGAGCAAGGGGCTTTGTTGGCGGCTCTTCCAAAGGCACCTAACGGATACTCTCCCATTAACCATCCAGAGGAAGCGAAAAAAAGAAGAGATCTTGTCTTGCACCTTATGGAAGACCAAGGCTATATAGAGGCGGAAGAAGCTGTCGGGTTAATGGGGAAAACATTGGGCCTGGATATTGTAGAATCGCCAGAAAAACAGGCTTATTTAACGTATATCGATATGGTGATGGAAGAAGCAGAGGAGAAATATGGCTTTACTCCGGAGGAATTGCATAGAGGTGGGTATAAAATATTGGTTCCGATGAATGTTGCTGCTCAGGATGCTGCATTTCAACGTTTTCAGGACAATCAATATTTCCCTGGCACCAATGAAAACGTAGAAGGTGCGTTTGTCATGATGGATCAGCATAACGGTGGCGTAATGGCTGTTATCGGGGGCCGAAACTATGTGACCAAGGGGATCAACCGGGTCAATATTAGAAGACAACCTGGTTCTACCTTTAAACCTCTGGCTGTCTATGCTCCAGCATTAGAAGAAGGCAAATATGAGCCGTACAGCCTTCTGAAAGATGAGTTGCTATCCTATAAAGATGGACAGGAAGTTTATAAACCAAGAAACTACCATCATCAATATAAAAATGAAGTTACCATGTATGAAGCTATTAAAGATTCTTTGAATGCTCCAGCTGTTTGGGCATTAAATGAATTAGGAATCAAAAAAAGCAAAAGCTATCTGGAAAAATTAGACCTTGCTATACCTGATAACGGGCTGGCTATTGCACTTGGAGGGTTGAAAGAAGGGGTTACCCCTTTAGAGCTAACAAAAGCTTATCGATCCTTTGGCAATAACGGGAAGATTGTGGAACCTTATTTTATTCAGGAAATCAGGACAAGAAAAGGCGAAGTTATCGCCAAGGCCAAGAAAGCCGAAAAGAAAGTATTCAGTCCTCAAACAGCGTGGAATATGACACGTATGCTTGAAGGAGTGGTTCAGGACGGTTCGGCACAAGCAGGAGAGCTTCAAGGGGAGCTTGCCGGCAAGACTGGCACTACAAACTATCCCGGGGTAGATAATGCCATCAAGGATACTTGGTTTGTCGGATACACTCAAGATGTGATCGGAACCGTGTGGATGGGCTATGATACCACCACTCCAGAGCAGCATCTAACAGCAGGAGGGGCTTATCCTACAAGATTGTTGAAAGATATATTACGAGATGCCGGGCTTGATAATGGAGCGTTTTCCGTTCCTGTCGGAGTAACGGACTTGGAGAACCCAATCACTATGCCGGAAAGCATCCAACTGAAGGGGTCGATGACATTTCATCCTTTGAGCTTGTTTACGGTCGACTTGGAATGGAGTGAAGCGGAAGATGACCGGATAGTCTATAGGATCTATTCCGTTTCCGGTGACAAAGAGAGCCTGATTGGAGAAGTATCAGGAGACCATCAATACTCCGTTAAGAATATCAACATATTTAACGTGCCGGAATATTACGTCATTCCATACAACACCCAAACCAAAAAAGAAGGAAACCCATCCAAAACCCTAAAACCGACCTTTAGATAAGGTGGATATTTATAGCTGTTGATTGGAGCAAAAGGCGAAGACTCCTGAGGGAGATAGCGCTAGGTGGAGACACAACAGGCGAAGCCGAGGAGGCTCCAGCAGCGCCCCTAGGAAAGCGAAGCCTTTTGCGGAAATCAACAGCGGTGTATTACACAAACATATAGATAGAAAATAATTGAAATGTACTGTTTGAGGAGAAGCGGGAGATGAATGTACAAGTAGGAGCAACATTAGCACGATATGCAACAAACATTAAAGAAGCCTGGATAAATGAAAGAAGGTTAAACCTTGAGCAGACACATATCATTCATCAGAAAAACAAGCTGATGCTGGTCGTCTTTGTTACACTGCTCATCCTAGACCTTTTAACAAACCTTTTTATTTTCCCGGAGATACTTCCAGCCATCTTGCTTACTGCAGGCTTGGGATGTGCCCTGGTAGCTTTCTTTGTTCTGCGTCCTAAGCTTGCCAAGGTAGGGATGTATGTCATTGTATGTACATCTTTTATTCCCTTTTGGGTGGTTGCCTATCTCGATAAAGACGTGATCAATTTTTATTTTTTATCAATGCCTTTAATTATGTCTTCTTTATATAATCGTATTTTGCCCATATTAATTGCTAGTTTCTTGACCTGTATTACTCTGTCATTTTTTTATATCGACTATAGCAAAATTGTATTTTCCAATCATTTAAAAGTGGATGTATTATATTTCATTCTGTTTTCCATTTTCGTCACGATCTTCCTCCTCTTTTCAAGCAGGCTCACAGGAAGCCTTTTAGAAAGGGCAGAGAAAAAAGAGAAGCAAACCTCTCTAGAACTTTTGTCTACGAAAGAATATCTAGAAGCTTACTTCAATAATACGACGGACTCGATTGGAGTATATGACCTTAACGGTACAATATTAAAGGTAAATGCTTCTTTTGAAAAAATGTTTAAGGTGGATGGAAAAGACATCCTTGGTATGGAAACAAGCTTTCTTTCCTTCACATCTGCAAATTCATTACGGGTTTTTCTCAGTAAGTTAAAAAAGCAAAAGCAACTTTCCTTTGAATTACTAACGGCTACAAAGGAAGGAAATCATGTAGACCTCAACATCACGGTTACTCCTGTAAAGAACAGCGAGGGAGTCATCATAGCGCTTGTGTTTCTCATGAAGGATATTACCGACAAAAAGAGAACGGAAGAGGCACTCATGCAGTCAGAAAAGCTTTCTGTCATAGGAGAGCTTGCAGCGGGAGTAGCCCATGAAATCAGAAATCCAGTCACCGTCTTAAAAGGATTCGTTCATCTTCTTTCACAGGAAAGTAGAGAGAAAGAATTCTTCACCATCATGGATAAGGAATTAGAACGAATCAATCAAATTACAAATGAATTTATGGCGCTTGCAAAACCACAAGCTATCAAAATTAAAAGGCAGAATTTAAAAGAGCTCATACAAGAGGTCTGTGTCTTTCTTGAAAGTGAAGCTTTTATCCATCAAGTTGTCATAGAGGTTGTTCACTTTGAAGATTACATATGGTTGGAATGTGAACCAAACCAAATCAAGCAAGTGCTAATTAACTTAATAAAAAATGGCATGGAAGCAATGCCAGACGGCGGGAAGATAACCATTCATACTCAAGTGGTGGACGGTTGTGTGAACCTTGTGATAAAGGACGAAGGGTATGGAATTCCAGAAGAGGTGATCAATAAGGTGGGACAACCTTTCTTTACAACGAAAGAACAGGGCACAGGTCTCGGTCTCATGGTTTCCATGAAGATTATTGAAAACCACGGTGGTCAGTTAACGATACAGAGTGAGGAGAAGATAGGATCGACAGTGGAGATCTTGCTACCACATTTGGAGGTGGGGGAATAATCGTCTATTTTATGAACAATAAGCCCTCATTCTATACTTTCCTTACATTTATAGGTATAGTGTAACATGACAGAAGTGTAACGAAATAAAAGTAGAAAAAAGTCATTCGGAAGGGGTCATCATTTTGAGTCAAACAACATTTAACGATACATTTTTACGAGCATGTAGAGGAGAGAAGACAGAACATGTCCCATTATGGTATATGAGACAGGCTGGACGTTCTCAACCGGAATACAGAAAAATTAAAGAAAAGTATTCTCTATTTGAAATTACCCATCAACCTGAGCTCTGTGCATATGTGACAAAGCTTCCTGTTGATCAGTATAACGTGGATGCAGCCATTCTTTATAAGGACATCATGAGTCCCCTTCCTGCAATTGGTGTAGATGTGGAGATAAAATCCGGAATTGGACCTGTCATAGATAACCCGATCCGTTCTATGCAAGATGTTGAAAAGCTAGGGGAAATTCACCCTGAACAGGACGTTCCATATGTACTGGATACAATCAAACTATTAACAAAAGAACAATTGAATGTTCCGTTAATCGGTTTTGCAGGGGCACCTTTTACACTTGCTTCCTACATGATCGAAGGCGGCCCATCTAAAAACTATAATAAAACAAAAGCATTCATGTATGCAGAACCGAAAGCTTGGTTTGCATTAATGGATAAACTAGCTGATATGACCATCACTTATGTGCGCTCTCAAATCCATGCCGGTGCAAAAGCAATTCAAATTTTTGATAGCTGGGTAGGAGCATTGAATGTAGAAGACTACCGTTATTTCATTAAACCGGTAATGAATCGCATCTTCTCTTCTTTAAAAGAAGAAAATGTACCTTTGATTATGTTTGGTGTTGGTGCAAGCCACTTAGCAAACGAATGGCACGACCTTCCGCTTGACGTTGTCGGCCTTGACTGGCGCTTGCCAATCTCAGAAGCAAGAGAACGTGGAATCACAAAACCTGTTCAAGGTAACTTAGATCCTGCTATTCTTTTAGCACCATGGGAAGTTATCGAAGAGAAAGCAAAAGCAATACTTGACCAAGGAATGCAACAACCGGGCTACATCTTCAACCTTGGCCACGGAGTATTCCCGCAAGTAAACCCAGACACACTAAAACGTTTAGCAACATTCGTACATGACTATTCTTCTAATAAATAGAAATATAAAAAGAAAATAGACCAGAAAAGAGGTAACTATATGTCCAAAAAAACAATGGGCTTGTTGGTAATGGCATACGGTACACCATATAAAGAAGAAGACCTAGAAAGATACTACACACACATCCGTCGCGGCAGAAAGCCATCTGACGAAATGCTGCAGGACCTGCGCGACAGATATGACGCAATTGGAGGAATCTCTCCACTGGCACGCATCACAGAACAACAAGCAAACGCCTTAGGCGATCACCTGAACAATATTCAAGACGACATCGAGTTTAAAGTGTACCATGGCTTAAAACATATCGAACCATTCGTAGAAGATGCAGTTCAGCAAATGAAAGCAGATGGAATTAAAGAAGCGGTAAGTATCGTACTTGCTCCTCACTTCTCGACTTTCAGCGTTAAATCATACAACGGACGAGCACAAGAAGAAGCAGAAAAAATCGGTGGCCCATCCATCGTTTCTGTTGAAAGCTGGTATGACGAGCCGAAATTTATCCAGTACTGGGTAGATAGAGTGCAAGAAACGTTTGGATCAATGGATGAAAGTGAACGTGAAAAAGCAGTACTGATTGTTTCAGCACACAGTCTTCCAGAAAAGATCATTCAAATGGGAGACCCATATCCAAACCAACTTCAAGAAACTGCAGACCTGATTGCAAAGGGTGCAGGAATCAATAACTACGAAATTGCATGGCAAAGTGAAGGGAACACACCAGACCCATGGTTAGGGCCGGATGTTCAAGATATCACCCGTGACCTTCATAAAGACAAAGGATATACGTCCTTCGTTTACACTCCGGTAGGTTTTGTATCTGATCACTTGGAAGTTTTATATGACAATGACTACGAGTGTAAGATTGTAACAGATGAAATCGGTGCAAAATACTACCGCCCGGAAATGCCGAATACACAACCAGAATTTATTGATGCGATGGCTACCGTCGTATTGGAAGAATTAAAGAAAGTATCTCAGTAAATCTAGAAAAGAAGGCGATGAAACCATGAACGAGGAGAAAAAAAGGGTTGTCATCATCGGTGGAGGCATTACTGGCCTAGCTGCCGCCTATTATCTTCAAAAGGAAAAAAAAGAGAAAAACCTTGATATAGAGATCACCCTGATTGAAGCAAGCAATCGACTTGGAGGAAAGATCCAAACAGTCCAACGTGATGGGTTCACCATTGAACGTGGTCCAGATAGCTTCCTTGCTAGAAAGCTAAGTGCAGGAAGATTGGTAAAAGAAGCAGGTCTTGAAGATCAATTAGTTCATAATTCAACTGGTCAGGCCTACATCCTGCTAAAAGGACAACTGCATCCGATGCCAGAAGGAGCTGTAATGGGTATTCCTACAAAACTGTCACCATTTGTTACGACGGGATTATTTTCCCCGATCGGTAAAATGCGTGCAGCAGCGGACCTTATCCTTCCTGCTTCAAACAATGGCGGTGAAGACCAGTCTCTAGGTTCTTTCTTCCGCAGAAGACTCGGGGATGAAGTGGTGGAAAACTTAATTGAACCGTTGTTATCCGGCATTTATGCCGGTGACATCGATAAACTAAGCCTTCAAGCTACTTTCCCGCAATTTCAGCAAGTGGAAGAAAAATACCGCAGCTTAATACTCGGGATGAAACAGACAACTCCCAAACAAAAGCCTGCACCAGCCCAGAAGAAAAAAGGCATGTTCCAGACATTACGCGGTGGGCTTCAAACGCTTGTAGATGCTCTGGAAGAAAAGCTAGATCAAGTAACCATCTTAAAAGCTGTGAAAGTTGACTCTATTAAGAAAACAGCGGACCAGTATTCTCTATCTTTAAGTAATGGGAAAACCGTCCACTGTGATAATGTCATCATTTCAACTCCTCATCATGCTACAGCTGGCCTGATTCCTGAAGCGGACTATCTTGCTCCACTGCAACAGATGTCCTCTACATCTGTTGCGACCATTGCGATGGCTTTTGATGAATCAGCACTTAAACAAGACATTGACGGTACTGGATTTGTCGTGTCGAGAAACAATGATTATACGATTACAGCTTGTACTTGGACCCATAAAAAGTGGCCGCATACAACACCAAAAGGGAAAGTAATCCTACGCTGTTATGTTGGTAGAGTGGGAGAGGAAGCAATCGTTGATCAGAGTGATGAGGAAATAAAGAAAGTCGTACTGGATGACCTTAACAAAATCATGGAGGTCGGTGCGGAGCCTGAGTTTACGATTGTCACCCGTTGGAGAGAAGCAATGCCACAATATGCTGTCGGACATAAAAAGATGCTACAAGAGATGAATGACCGTCTATCAGAAGAGATGCCGGGAGTATATCTTGCTGGAAGTTCTTTTGAAGGGGTCGGACTGCCTGACTGCATCGATTCTGGTGAAG
Proteins encoded in this region:
- the hemE gene encoding uroporphyrinogen decarboxylase — its product is MSQTTFNDTFLRACRGEKTEHVPLWYMRQAGRSQPEYRKIKEKYSLFEITHQPELCAYVTKLPVDQYNVDAAILYKDIMSPLPAIGVDVEIKSGIGPVIDNPIRSMQDVEKLGEIHPEQDVPYVLDTIKLLTKEQLNVPLIGFAGAPFTLASYMIEGGPSKNYNKTKAFMYAEPKAWFALMDKLADMTITYVRSQIHAGAKAIQIFDSWVGALNVEDYRYFIKPVMNRIFSSLKEENVPLIMFGVGASHLANEWHDLPLDVVGLDWRLPISEARERGITKPVQGNLDPAILLAPWEVIEEKAKAILDQGMQQPGYIFNLGHGVFPQVNPDTLKRLATFVHDYSSNK
- a CDS encoding ATP-binding protein, which codes for MNVQVGATLARYATNIKEAWINERRLNLEQTHIIHQKNKLMLVVFVTLLILDLLTNLFIFPEILPAILLTAGLGCALVAFFVLRPKLAKVGMYVIVCTSFIPFWVVAYLDKDVINFYFLSMPLIMSSLYNRILPILIASFLTCITLSFFYIDYSKIVFSNHLKVDVLYFILFSIFVTIFLLFSSRLTGSLLERAEKKEKQTSLELLSTKEYLEAYFNNTTDSIGVYDLNGTILKVNASFEKMFKVDGKDILGMETSFLSFTSANSLRVFLSKLKKQKQLSFELLTATKEGNHVDLNITVTPVKNSEGVIIALVFLMKDITDKKRTEEALMQSEKLSVIGELAAGVAHEIRNPVTVLKGFVHLLSQESREKEFFTIMDKELERINQITNEFMALAKPQAIKIKRQNLKELIQEVCVFLESEAFIHQVVIEVVHFEDYIWLECEPNQIKQVLINLIKNGMEAMPDGGKITIHTQVVDGCVNLVIKDEGYGIPEEVINKVGQPFFTTKEQGTGLGLMVSMKIIENHGGQLTIQSEEKIGSTVEILLPHLEVGE
- the hemH gene encoding ferrochelatase translates to MSKKTMGLLVMAYGTPYKEEDLERYYTHIRRGRKPSDEMLQDLRDRYDAIGGISPLARITEQQANALGDHLNNIQDDIEFKVYHGLKHIEPFVEDAVQQMKADGIKEAVSIVLAPHFSTFSVKSYNGRAQEEAEKIGGPSIVSVESWYDEPKFIQYWVDRVQETFGSMDESEREKAVLIVSAHSLPEKIIQMGDPYPNQLQETADLIAKGAGINNYEIAWQSEGNTPDPWLGPDVQDITRDLHKDKGYTSFVYTPVGFVSDHLEVLYDNDYECKIVTDEIGAKYYRPEMPNTQPEFIDAMATVVLEELKKVSQ
- a CDS encoding transglycosylase domain-containing protein, coding for MKAILSKKYFLFPFILACIASIGLIGYIFIILLGDYVIDEKKLIMDSTTTMVDENGNEIASLFFENREIVEINKIPTHVREAFVAVEDNRFYEHRGIDVRAIGRAVYRDILARSKVEGGSTLTQQLAKNIFLTNEKSWLRKTKEAVIAINLERRYTKNEILEMYLNQIYFGHGAYGVQAASQLYFNKNVEDLTVEQGALLAALPKAPNGYSPINHPEEAKKRRDLVLHLMEDQGYIEAEEAVGLMGKTLGLDIVESPEKQAYLTYIDMVMEEAEEKYGFTPEELHRGGYKILVPMNVAAQDAAFQRFQDNQYFPGTNENVEGAFVMMDQHNGGVMAVIGGRNYVTKGINRVNIRRQPGSTFKPLAVYAPALEEGKYEPYSLLKDELLSYKDGQEVYKPRNYHHQYKNEVTMYEAIKDSLNAPAVWALNELGIKKSKSYLEKLDLAIPDNGLAIALGGLKEGVTPLELTKAYRSFGNNGKIVEPYFIQEIRTRKGEVIAKAKKAEKKVFSPQTAWNMTRMLEGVVQDGSAQAGELQGELAGKTGTTNYPGVDNAIKDTWFVGYTQDVIGTVWMGYDTTTPEQHLTAGGAYPTRLLKDILRDAGLDNGAFSVPVGVTDLENPITMPESIQLKGSMTFHPLSLFTVDLEWSEAEDDRIVYRIYSVSGDKESLIGEVSGDHQYSVKNINIFNVPEYYVIPYNTQTKKEGNPSKTLKPTFR
- a CDS encoding antibiotic biosynthesis monooxygenase family protein, whose protein sequence is MNFYMTFGTTDYLTDLRNNLENGESLLMFGEDNAVLMHETLEQSSFKSGKNFEVLDSNGDLSQGKFAVLNNIPVTDEGRPVFEYRFSQRAGLIEKEPGFAAIRVLRPVDSDTYVILTLWEDVKYFKQWQESKAYDKAHEKRGTSEGVDQKQQIFPRPSYVTTYYAEKTEQD
- the hemY gene encoding protoporphyrinogen oxidase, giving the protein MNEEKKRVVIIGGGITGLAAAYYLQKEKKEKNLDIEITLIEASNRLGGKIQTVQRDGFTIERGPDSFLARKLSAGRLVKEAGLEDQLVHNSTGQAYILLKGQLHPMPEGAVMGIPTKLSPFVTTGLFSPIGKMRAAADLILPASNNGGEDQSLGSFFRRRLGDEVVENLIEPLLSGIYAGDIDKLSLQATFPQFQQVEEKYRSLILGMKQTTPKQKPAPAQKKKGMFQTLRGGLQTLVDALEEKLDQVTILKAVKVDSIKKTADQYSLSLSNGKTVHCDNVIISTPHHATAGLIPEADYLAPLQQMSSTSVATIAMAFDESALKQDIDGTGFVVSRNNDYTITACTWTHKKWPHTTPKGKVILRCYVGRVGEEAIVDQSDEEIKKVVLDDLNKIMEVGAEPEFTIVTRWREAMPQYAVGHKKMLQEMNDRLSEEMPGVYLAGSSFEGVGLPDCIDSGEAAVQAVLNSIKNKPVAQV